The DNA region ACCCCCAGGAAGCCCTGCTGGAAATAGGAAACAAAATTTCACAGGAACTCGTAAAGCCACTGAGAAGGCTGGGTAGACAACAAACAGATATGGAAACGAAGTTAGAAAACCTACAACGAGTTATAGTAAATAAAATTACTGACCAACATACGTCTTCACCACAAATAAAAAGGGACATTCCTCAGCATCTTAAAGGGGATCTGGAAAAGATGGAAAATAGTGTGGAAATTATGCAAATGGCTCTCACCAGCATGGCGCACTTTGTAAGGATTGGAACCCGGTACTTCTATATCGAGACAAAAGTTAAGCAAAATTGGTTGAAGGCTAGGAACTCCTGTCGTGATTTGGGCGGCTATTTAGCCTCCATTAAAAGCAAAGAGGAACTCGATGAACTCGATACAAAACTAATCAAACCAGAACATTACTGGCTGGGCATTAACGATAGGGATAATGAGGGCGTATACGTATCAGATGCCTCCCGTAAAAAAGCCACATTTTTGCCTTGGCAACAGAAACAGCCTGACAACTTCAGAAATAACGAGGATTGCATTAATATTTCGTCCATCGCATATCTAAGGAGATCAATGAACGACCTCCCCTGCGAGGAGGAACATTATTTCATTTGCCAATTCGACAATGAAAtttagaaaacaaaaaatagaTAATCTTAATCAATGTTATTTTTGACCTTTTAAGAGTTTTCTAATTGTAGACTTTAaaagtattaacatttatttgcttatttaaaaacagttacacataaaataaatagcaTAACatccatttcattttttaaaatttatgagTCATAAATTATGACAAAAATGTGCAACAAACAagtattaaaaacatttttttaagtatttatcttatttaataaaaaccgCTGTGAAGCGCCTTGCCTTTGGTAGATCTTGGAACTAATATTCTACATCTACATGCACATGTATGTATAAAACAATTGCTTCGTTTGTCGCCTGCTCAGGGGGCGCCACTCTCCGTTTTCAAGCgacggaaatatattttaaacgaAAACGGAGGCAATCTTTGCCAATCCGATTTTTAAATACCCtatcaaatttaataaaatatcttaaaaacaGACTATactgtttttaattttatttaaatcgtTCCGGGGcggtttttaaatttgtatacctACACTTATTTTTTGACGatcggaaacgtttccttaACTACGTTACAAACTtatgacaaaattaaattatgtgCAAGGGTGTAAAAAATTGTGCAAATTGGAAAAATGGTTGGAACTCGAAATGACTTACATTCCTTAAAAGATATAGAACttgtttaaaaacaaataaaaaatatatataataaattttcAATATAAAACATTAGTTTTATTGACTAAAACCACGTAATAAAAATTACCAACTTTCAGCCACGTGGCAAACTTATCCTATTTAGTCAGTTCAAAACGAAAGCAATAAGCCAAAAATACCTCAATTTTCACTGATTATAATGGAATTTTCTCCCAGGTCTACTATAAATACGTGACCTGTTCTCGATTTTGGGTCAAAGTGACGGCAACGAACGATGCAGTCGTTACAAAAACTCGGACTGGCACTGACTTTAGTGCTAATTTTGTGCCTCACCAAGAGTATTGCGGAATCAAATAGATGGAGAAAGTCGGTGCAGTTAAACCTGCACAGG from Drosophila subpulchrella strain 33 F10 #4 breed RU33 chromosome 2L, RU_Dsub_v1.1 Primary Assembly, whole genome shotgun sequence includes:
- the LOC119546289 gene encoding low affinity immunoglobulin epsilon Fc receptor-like — its product is MLKIKTCILMAFIAWNLNVSQAKSLNSEQKRKHTRLADISPSEDHVGNQLGPDVLRTVLSKLDLMEGKLTGLKDFVEGLSRIEDQHRDIRQSILDQSAAQFNDRKRQLSLIEGKMGNPQEALLEIGNKISQELVKPLRRLGRQQTDMETKLENLQRVIVNKITDQHTSSPQIKRDIPQHLKGDLEKMENSVEIMQMALTSMAHFVRIGTRYFYIETKVKQNWLKARNSCRDLGGYLASIKSKEELDELDTKLIKPEHYWLGINDRDNEGVYVSDASRKKATFLPWQQKQPDNFRNNEDCINISSIAYLRRSMNDLPCEEEHYFICQFDNEI